Proteins from one Mugil cephalus isolate CIBA_MC_2020 chromosome 15, CIBA_Mcephalus_1.1, whole genome shotgun sequence genomic window:
- the rnf167 gene encoding E3 ubiquitin-protein ligase RNF167: protein MVLHNVGCMGTQLSVLVLVFCSILVSSPTHAYIYAHYSNMTSMLFEDLPALFGSSLPKDGLMGVLVAARPLNGCTPIEPPPPLPTSYDANTTKFVVLIRRYECNFDIKVLHAQQAGYSAAIIHNLYSDTLLNMNYSNATLADQIEIPSVFTSFYASQILRNFIIPEPGAYVILKPEFAFPLSYYLIPFTGVVGMIILVMCVVLVIRCVQYRKRLRKNRLSKEQLKRIPIHKFRKGDDYDLCAICLDEYEEGDKLRVLPCSHAYHCKCVDPWLTQTKKTCPVCKQRVTRNNQEHSESESEEETGGRGEEEGTEGEADSERTPLLRPSNPGSPSGSPGAYSATTTTTTTTAQCLASPAHCDSPIVAYEDYYSPREDTDSESDDTGNDRHHTDDDTAQLIGRDRVEI from the exons ATGGTGCTCCATAATGTGGGGTGCATGGGAACTCAATTGAGTGTCCTTGTACTGGTTTTCTGCAGCATACTGGTTTCCTCACCCACACACGCCTATATATATGCT CACTATAGCAACATGACCTCCATGTTGTTTGAAGACCTACCTGCCTTGTTTGGATCTTCACTCCCTAAGGATGGATTAATG GGAGTTTTGGTGGCGGCCCGTCCTCTTAATGGCTGTACACCTAtagaacctcctcctccactgccaACATCCTACGATGCCAACACCACCAAATTTGTCGTTCTCATCAGACGCTATGAGTGCAATTTCGACATTAAG GTTTTGCATGCGCAGCAAGCTGGATACAGTGCAGCAATCATTCACAACTTGTATTCAGACACTCTGCTCAATATGAACTACAGCAACG ccACTCTTGCTGACCAGATTGAGATCCCCTCTGTATTTACCAGTTTCTATGCATCCCAAATTCTCAGGAATTTCATCATTCCAGAACCAGG ggcTTATGTGATCCTCAAGCCGGAGTTTGCGTTTCCACTGTCATACTACCTTATTCCCTTCACTGGAGTTGTTGGCATGATTATTCTTGTGATGTGTGTCGTTTTG GTTATACGATGCGTGCAGTACAGAAAAAGACTGAGGAAGAATCGTTTGTCCAAGGAACAACTGAAACGCATTCCAATACACAAGTTCAGAAAAG GGGATGACTATGATCTGTGTGCAATCTGCCTGGATGAATATGAAGAAGGAGACAAGCTGCGTGTTTTGCCTTGTTCACATg CCTACCACTGCAAGTGTGTGGACCCGTGGCTCACACAGACCAAGAAGACGTGTCCAGTTTGCAAACAGCGTGTCACTCGGAACAACCAAGAGCACTCTGAGTCCGAGTCCGAGGAGGAAACCGGAGGCCgtggagaggaagaagggacAGAGGGTGAAGCTGATTCAGAGCGCACACCTCTGCTTCGGCCCTCCAACCCGGGGTCGCCCTCAGGGAGCCCAGGGGCCTAttcagccaccaccaccaccaccaccaccactgcccAGTGCCTCGCCTCTCCTGCACACTGCGACTCACCCATCGTGGCCTATGAAGATTACTACTCCCCACGGGAGGACACAGACTCAGAAAGCGATGACACAGGAAACGACAGGCACCACACCGATGATGACACCGCTCAGCTCATTGGTAGGGATCGAGTGGAGATCTGA